Proteins from one Fragaria vesca subsp. vesca unplaced genomic scaffold, FraVesHawaii_1.0 scf0513070, whole genome shotgun sequence genomic window:
- the LOC101291487 gene encoding transcription elongation factor SPT4 homolog 2-like produces MKSAAQPAQIPTSFGNELRACLRCRLVKTYDQFRENGCENCPFFKMHEDSDLVNEGTTPNFNGIISVMDPDKSWAAKWLRISRFVPGCYTLAVSEALSEDLQNICEDERVQYVPPKRV; encoded by the exons atgaAGAGCGCAGCTCAGCCGGCCCAGATTCCGACGAGCTTCGGCAACGAGCTTCGGGCTTGCCTCCGTTGCCGGCTGGTGAAGACCTACGATCAGTTCAGAGAGAACGGGTGCGAGAACTGCCCGTTCTTCAAGATGCACGAGGACAGCGACCTGGTGAACGAAGGCACTACTCCTAATTTCAATGGCATCATCTCCGTCATGGATCCTGACAAGAGCTGGGCTGCCAAGTGGCTCCGCATCTCCAGGTTTGTTCCTGGTTGCTACACCCTTGCTGTCTCTGAGGCTCTTTCTGAGGATTTGCAG AATATATGTGAAGATGAGCGCGTGCAATATGTACCACCAAAACGTGTATGA
- the LOC101295774 gene encoding folic acid synthesis protein fol1-like: MHIFKQLLPGISQLNGARKYYQASCFAFIHSCPKSSVEVHSEDQEVVIALGSNVGDRLHNFNEALQLMKKSGMQITRHGCLYETAPAYVTDQPNFLNSAVRAVTKLGPHELLGALKRIEKDLGRTQGIRYGPRPIDLDILFYGKLKVRSETLTIPHERIWERPFVIAPLMDLLGSAIDSDVVACWHSFSTHSGGLFKSWEKLGGDSLIGKEGLKRVLPIGNGLWDWSTKTSIMGILNLTPDSFSDGGKFESLEAAVAQVQLMISEGADMIDIGAQSTRPMASRISVEQELDRLIPVLEAVVRMPEVEGKLVSVDTFHSEVASEAVSKGAHIVNDVSAGQLDSNMLSIVAGLRVPYIAMHMRGDPSTMQNSENLQYDDVCKQVASELLLRVRDAEVLGIPAWRIIIDPGIGFSKNTEQNLDILMGLPNIQEEIGRRSLALSHAPIMIGPSRKKFLGEVCNRKAAIERDPATVASVTAGVLAGANIVRVHNVRDNLDAVKLCDAMRRQKRAFPQIKNDL, encoded by the exons atgcatatattcaaGCAGCTTCTGCCTGGCATAAGTCAATTAAATGGTGCCAGAAAGTATTATCAAG CATCATGTTTTGCCTTTATACATTCATGCCCAAAATCCTCTGTGGAAGTCCATTCTGAAGATCAGGAAGTAGTGATTGCTTTGGGAAGCAATGTGGGTGACAGACTACATAATTTCAATGAAGCCTTGCagttaatgaaaaaatcaGGCATGCAAATTACAAGACATGGCTGTTTGTATGAGACCGCACCAGCCTATGTAACAGATCAGCCTAATTTCCTTAATTCTGCTGTTAGAGCAGTTACAAAACTTGGGCCTCATGAGCTATTAGGAGCACTGAAGAGAATTGAAAAGGACTTGGGTCGTACCCAAGGTATAAGGTATGGTCCCAGGCCTATTGACTTGGATATATTATTCTATGGGAAGTTAAAAGTCAGATCTGAGACTCTTACGATCCCCCATGAAAGAATTTGGGAAAGACCATTTGTCATAGCCCCACTAATGGATTTGCTGGGTTCAGCTATTGACAGTGATGTAGTTGCTTGTTGGCATTCTTTCTCCACACATTCTGGTGGGCTTTTCAAGTCTTGGGAGAAGTTAGGCGGCGATTCCCTCATCGGAAAGGAAGGTCTCAAGAGGGTCTTACCCATTGGAAATGGCTTGTGGGACTGGTCAACGAAAACCTCTATCATGGGTATTCTTAATCTGACTCCAGATAGTTTTAGCGATGGAGGAAAATTTGAATCTTTGGAGGCAGCGGTTGCTCAGGTTCAATTGATGATTTCAGAAGGGGCAGATATGATTGATATTGGTGCACAATCAACAAGGCCAATGGCATCTAGAATTTCAGTTGAACAAGAACTGGATAGACTAATCCCTGTCCTCGAAGCAGTTGTTAGGATGCCAGAAGTAGAGGGAAAGTTGGTATCTGTGGATACATTTCATTCAGAAGTTGCTTCTGAAGCGGTTAGCAAAGGGGCTCATATTGTAAATGATGTATCTGCTGGTCAGTTGGACTCTAACATGCTTAGTATTGTTGCAGGCCTCAGGGTACCTTACATTGCAATGCATATGAGGGGGGATCCTTCTACAATGCAGAACAGTGAAAACCTTCAATATGATGATGTTTGTAAGCAGGTTGCCTCTGAGCTATTATTGAGGGTGAGAGATGCAGAAGTGTTAGGCATCCCAGCTTGGCGGATAATCATTGATCCTGGAATTGGATTTTCAAAGAATACTGAACAGAATCTGGATATCTTAATGGGGTTACCAAATATTCAAGAGGAAATTGGGAGGAGAAGTTTGGCTTTATCTCACGCACCCATAATGATCGGACCTTCCAGAAAGAAATTCTTAGGTGAAGTATGTAATCGCAAGGCTGCGATCGAGAGAGATCCCGCTACTGTTGCTTCTGTGACTGCTGGTGTTTTGGCTGGAGCAAATATTGTAAGAGTGCACAATGTGAGGGATAATCTAGATGCTGTGAAGCTATGTGATGCAATGCGTAGACAGAAGAGAGCTTTTCCTCAAATTAAGAACGATTTAtga